Below is a genomic region from Rana temporaria chromosome 3, aRanTem1.1, whole genome shotgun sequence.
gtgctacaagaccccaaagacaatgagcctgtacagactgagcgcccacagcctggaaatggaattaggacggcacagacagaccagactgtgccagcaatgtgaccagggggtcccggaggatgaggaacacttcctgctacattgccccaagtactcatcagtgagggacacttacttccagagactctccgctctcatccaggacttcaactctacagaagaggaaactccaatttctactgggataagatagctgcccaatatgtgacagagtgtcacagactgagagggacatgaaaaagagagaaaaaaaagaaaaagagaaagagagagaaaaagagaaagagagagaaaaagagaaagagagagaaaaagagaaagagagagagagagagagagagagagagagagagagagagagagagagagagagagagagagagagagagagagagagagagagagagagaagagagagagagagagagagagagagaaagaaagagaaagagagagagagagagagagagagagagaaagaaagaaagaaagaaagaaagaaagaaagaaagaaagaaagaaagaaagaaaaagaaagaaagaacgaaaaagaaagaaagaacaagaaagaaagaaagaaagaaagaaagaaagaaagaaagaaagaaagaaagagagagaaagaaagagagagagagaaagaaagagagagagagagaaagagagagagagagagagagagagagagagagagagagagagagagagagagagagagaagagagagagaaagagagagagaaagaaatgtgGGGGGGACCCGGCAGctatattacaccagccaatgggatggtatcTGGGCGTGCCGATACGTATATGTGGCCCGCccctttctaaagcagcccaatcattggctggtgtaatttagcttctgggtcccgcccacccccgacatcgagccgacagctcctctctctctctctctcccctctctgttagTTTTACACTGTTACACTCGGCTtggtgtgaaacctgccagtgccatctgtactgaggacatcaagtgtgtgctaGAGTGACAGGAGTAAGCAGGAAGAAGTGCAGcaggtgaggtttttttttttttttttcggccacaaaaaacagcattaattatcggccagagaaaaacccatataaGTCTACCTCTAGTATATACACATCTGAATCATAAATGAAGAAATGATAAtggggaaggtagtgctgcgctaataggTGGTGGATGGACAGGTGAATGGACAAGTGAGGGAAGGAAGTGGAAGATGGTATTACTGAGATTAGGAACAGTGTAACCAAAATGGCATAAACATAAAAGTAAaagtgatcagtgaacaataacaatactagtgcaaatcatataactccacagGTTCCTCttgatgtgatgaaatacactataaataaAGTGAtggatagtgcaaaaaattatgtgtaacacaacacccaaataactgtgatgggtaacGGTAATAagctggtgataaacagtccataaaCAAGGCTTGAGCaatgtcagaaaaaaatatatatataaataatattttaaaagtcCAAAAATGAGAAAAAGTgctagtgtaggtccgcaatgtgaagtggaagggggatgggtatccagtgatcctttttgagatgaatgaggatgtccccttaccttactgctgtaaggtaacagcatatagattcAACCACATTAAATGGTTATccagatgggctctgatccagaaacgacaggtcctctttggaaGTCTCGTCCCAGGTTGGTCAGTATCTcgcccaaagaaataaagcatcgatagtgtgataccgttttgaaATTTTAATTCTCATAAGTAATAGACAAGGGTACTCGCATGGTTTAAAATACAATTAGGCATGTAAAAAGAGGGgcagtctgtcgccaacgtcacctccgatacctctcagtggactcatgcgcattcgtcactatcatgtgacttcacaCTATCATGTgacctcctgaggaagtcacatgatagtgacgaatgcgcatgagtccactgagaggtatcggaggtgacgttggcgacagactgcCCCTCTTTTTACATGCCTAATTGTATTTTAAACCATGCGAGTACCCTTGTCTATTACTTATGAGAATTAAAATttcaaaacggtatcacactatcgatgctttatttctttggggcgagatacTGACCAACCTGGGACGAGACttccaaagaggacctgtcgtttctggatcagagcccatctggATAACCATTTAATGTGGTTgaatctatatgctgttaccttacagcagtaaggtaaggggacatcctcattcatctcaaaaaggatcactggatacccatcccccttccacttcacattgcggacctacactagcACTTTTTCTCATTTTTGgacttttaaaatattatttatatatatattttttgctgacaTTGCTCAAGCCTTGtttatggactgtttatcaccagctTATTACCgttacccatcacagttatttgggtgttgtgttacacataattttttgcactatccaTCACTttatttatagtgtatttcatcacatcaaGAGGAACctgtggagttatatgatttgcactagTATTGTTAACTGATCACTTTTACTTTTATGTTTATGCCATTTTGGTTACACTGTTCCTAATCTCAGTTATACCATCTTCCACTTCCTTCCCTCACTTGTCCATTCACCTGTCCATCCACCAcctattagcgcagcactaccttccccaTTATCATTacgtatggtttgatacacctttcagtgccgcagctgtacccccacccctcctcacctcccttctccccctcccctgataagcgcggtaatatccactTTTTCAATAAATGAAgaaatgtaacattttttttataaaaaataaaagttgaagaaaaatgtttttttaacatttcagtGAGCAGAGTAATACAGTGTTACCACATTAACATCGTACTACACTAGGGaggtgattattatttttttctttacaaaatatGATCTCTTATAAAACGGTGATAATTACCGTTTTAAGCAGCTATTTTTTCTGAATGAAATCCATTCAGTGTGTACCATTgtaattagctgtgattggccactgcTTTTATTCAGGGTGATGTAGCAATCTTCCTCCGATGCCCCTACCATCATAGTCTTGTGGTGTGGCGGGGGGGGGTTATTAGAATTGAGGAGCTCTTACAAGCACCTATCAAGAAAGCATGACTATGTCTGCCCTTTCCATCCAGCTCCTCCATtcatgattggctacagctaatcacatggtacagatcacGATGAATAATTACAGAGGTCAACACAATAGTACAAAATGAATGGAAGCCATGCATTGTGTACAATGGTCGTGGGacacgtcccagcattggactggcattctgtcaATCTGATACAGGCACCGGGTCAGGAGGTGAGGCTGTGTGTAACCACAAGCAGAGCGGTGGCAATTGCAATGTAAAGTCAGCTGTAACAGCGGGCTAACAGCTCTGTAATCCCGCAGCTTTTCTACTTCCTCCATGATCTCTTCCCCTGGGGctatcctctgcacaggtgagcagaggccgcaatggtgggcacagtgagcagaggccgcaatggtgggcacagtgagcagaggccgcaatggtgggcacagtgagcagaggccgcaatggtgggcacagtgagcagaggccgcaatggtgggcacagtgagcagaggccgcaatggtgggcacaggtgagcagaggccgcaatagtgggcacagtgagcagaggccgcaatggtgggcaaAGCTGTGGCTGCACTTATAAAgcttgtaacttaattctgcataaaacatgtaagggctctttcacacggagcggatccgtaattgatccgctccgtgtgtgtccgtcggctcagcggggatcctccgtaaatccccgctgagctgtcggcggacagggcggtccccgcacactgtgcagagaccgccctgtctttgctccgctctcccctatggggaatcggatgaatacggaccgtgtgtccgtattcatccgatccgttgcgccagacggaagaaaaatagggttttcttccgtctgaaaaagcggaactttgcggacgcggatcgttacggacgttagcggatgcatcatccgctaacgtctgcaatcccatagggatacattacaagtccgtaaacggacttgtaataaacggtccgttcgtccgcacgtgtgaaaggaccccaagtgtaatttcatgagataatttatgagggcggaaTTAGGGGTGGTGCAGAGTAGGGATTGGTTgggtcaactggtggcgagtaaccctgaaggcctggctagtagctcaggacttgaaattttgagccctgtgtaatatgtattattatatacacacacacacacacacacacgattctACACAGCGCAGCCACccagtagcagtaaatctgctgtgGGGCGGTCGACACAAGCGGTTAACCACAGCCACCAATCAGAGTCAAACCCGCCCAAACATCTGAATCCAATTGGTGGCTGTTGTGAAAGAACTCATCTGACCTCTGGCTTCATCAAACCCACCAGCTGTCTCTTGATTCCTCCAGCCCACAATATTCAGCTGAAGTTTGTGAAATTCTCCTTTACAATTATTGAAATGGATGCCACTGCTGTTATCATATCAACATACAGGAGACTAGATTTATCATTTAGTAGTGCTATACTGTATATTCTCCATCACGTTCACAGACAACCTGTAAGACATGACTTTGCTATGCTTCCAGTAATGCCACCCAATTGAAATAATGAAAGAATTTCTTTATACCTGTACCTGTGATGGGTCGTTGACTCTCAGCGTGACCACGTCTTCACTagtatatttgataaacaaatgaCTTTCGTCCAGTAGCTGCATTTTCCACATACGGAGCTGCCGCAACTGATCGAAGTACTGGAAGAaacgtcttttggctatagcgctGCCATCTTGTTCCGCTCTCCTCCACAAATACACCAGCAGTCTGTGCTTCAATGAGTTAATAAACGGCTCTTTGTACAAGTTTGCCATTCCGGTTTGAGTTTCGCGTTGCACTTCGGGGTAAACGGCTGACAATATTAAAAGGTCATCCTCATAGCAGAAGCGACCTATTGTGCGCACATCAATGAAAGTCCCCTCCGGGGTCACCTGAAAAACATGAATTGTTTGCTGTTGCACAGACAAGATTGCCAATATGTTTTTGTACAAATAGAGGCCTTGATTGTGCGACAGAATGATTTTATCACATTTAAAGGTCCTTGAGTCGCAAAGTTTGCCGGTATGAAGGTCTATTATATGAAGAGAATAGTCCTCCAGTGGGGATCTAGGATTGGGAGTGACCGACTCGCTGTTGCGGTAGATTTCATAAAAAGGTGGATAGGGTTCTTCAGGAAGATAGGCTGCCGATCCCACAATGACATAGCGACAGTCGTCCGTAAATAAACTGCATTCGCGATTCAAATGCTCCCCATTAGAAGCCACGTTCGTGATATGGAGAAGTACAAAGAACCGCTCAAACAAGCGTCCCCTAATGTTCACTGACCTCTGGTCATTAGAATTTGCCAAAATTTCTCCTTCATACCCGTTGAGAAGATCTTCTGCTGCCTGGCAGCCTTGGTACTCGTAGATCTCTAAGGAGGTCTGGTCTGAAGAAAACGCAATGAAATATCTGCCATCGGGGGAGAATTTGCGAAGGAAACAAGGTGGTTTTTCCACATTGACGACCGTAAAGTTGGGAAAGACGTTCTGGTGGAAAATACGAACTTGGTGCCAATGGGACCCCGGCTTCCCAGAACTGATTTTCCTGCGTTCCAGACGGTGAATTACATTTTGGTTCTGGATTCTCCTAGGTCTTATTGTAGGAATGTCATGATCCATCATAAACATAACTTCATCTTACTGAAAAAGAAGCACAAATTTTAGCGTTATTTATTGCAGGTACTTCTATAgctccgtcaatttacgcagcgctttacatatacattgtacattcacatcagtcgctgacctcaaggagcttacaatcgaatGTCCCTATCTCACACGTACTAGGACCAGCGATACAGGGAGTCttctgacacttgtttacatgtaaaaatctgtatttttatatatagaaaATGACTTACTagtccgaagccgcggccttgcctaaaaaccttctgcccgcagctcctcagggccGGTcctggtgaaaaaataaaatctaaaaagaTCGATTTGCTGAAAATCTGAATCAATTTGACCTCTCAATTTGattcaaaactattttttttcccacagccgcggccttgcctaaaaacCTCCTGCACGCAGCTCCTCAGGGCCGGCGCAGTGTCAGCGCCGGTcctggtgaaaaaataaaaaccgatttGCTGAAAATCTGAATAGATTTGACCTTTCAACTCGATTCAAATCGATTTTCCCCCAAGCCCTACTTTGAATTAAAATACAAATAAGaattggggagctgcggtggctcaacacgattggcactgcgctgacaagccattcacctctgcagctaggggcccggtctcagctacatgtgaattgagtttggtggtctcagcccggctcccggtgggtgtgctatgcgaggtaagcctgcgcttagtacacccaccccccttccacaaaaaccaccacacttacacacactcgaaattgggttaacatgcacgcactttgaccacgcggtctctaaaaagagaggtgaaggactaacagggctggttgagcgggctagatcctctcactcccgtatagggagtccctctgccccattgggcttcaaagcggagcaggtagggcgggctatgtgggaggacaccctcacacacccgccattgccacccggggcatggagaaaggtggcagattgcctctggggaggcctgcctactcccaactcctgcagtccggctcctttctcgagtacacgcacaaaatacactttaaaaaaaaatacaaataaattcaATACAGAACTCAATTATTTTGTCAaatatgatgttatgccgagtaaatgaaTATAAAACATGTTACTTTTTAAAACTACAAACGCCAATGTAACGGCaagaaacaacgtaactttttctatccataggcgacgctttaaaggccttcacaggttaccactttagatttacaggaggaggtctagtgctagaattactgcccatgatctgacatTTACagtgatatctcacatgtgtgggatgATCGCTGTTTGCGTGCATGCGAGACCGATGCATGCGTTTGTTTTTGCGCACAAACACAGAAAACtgggcacacacacattaatattttttttttttaaatcacatttattgctgtcacaaggaatgtaaacatccttctGAAAGCAATAGCCATGTGACAGGTAATGTTTACAAGGAGaattggggtctataagaccccaaattccTCCTCTGCACTAAAAGagaagttccaccctaaagtggaacttctgttcATTggattcctctccccctccggggCCACAATTGCCAcctaacagggggggggggggcgacaggatacctgtctttgactggtattctttcccacttccgggagtccgggccGTGGCCCGTGACATCACCGCGTGGCTCCCACCACCTCCTCTCCTGGCCTCCGGGCCAATaagagagaggagcgggcctcgcaCATGcgtagtagggttcccggcgtgaagccaacAGGCTacgctgccgggttcccttacccgctaTGGAGggtgcagcacccgacagctgatggaaacatcagctgcggtgccgacatcgagggactccaggacagacAGGTGTCCCATTATAAAAAGCCAGCagttgcagtatgtgtagctgctgggttttaattttatatatttttttgggccggaacacccctttaaccacttgcttactgggcacatatacccccctcctgcccaggtgaaatttcagctttcagcactgcgtcgctttaac
It encodes:
- the DET1 gene encoding DET1 homolog isoform X1 encodes the protein MFMMDHDIPTIRPRRIQNQNVIHRLERRKISSGKPGSHWHQVRIFHQNVFPNFTVVNVEKPPCFLRKFSPDGRYFIAFSSDQTSLEIYEYQGCQAAEDLLNGYEGEILANSNDQRSVNIRGRLFERFFVLLHITNVASNGEHLNRECSLFTDDCRYVIVGSAAYLPEEPYPPFYEIYRNSESVTPNPRSPLEDYSLHIIDLHTGKLCDSRTFKCDKIILSHNQGLYLYKNILAILSVQQQTIHVFQVTPEGTFIDVRTIGRFCYEDDLLILSAVYPEVQRETQTGMANLYKEPFINSLKHRLLVYLWRRAEQDGSAIAKRRFFQYFDQLRQLRMWKMQLLDESHLFIKYTSEDVVTLRVNDPSQVQPSFFVVYNMVTTEVIAVFENTSNELLELFENFCDLFRNATLHSEAVQFPCSASSNNFARQIQRRFKDTIVNAKYGGHTEAVRRLLSQLPISAQSYSGSPYLDLSLFSYDDKWVSVMERPKTCGDHPIRFYARDSGLLKFKIQAGLLGRPINHTVRRLVAFTFHPFEPFAISVQRTNAEYVVNFHMRHICT
- the DET1 gene encoding DET1 homolog isoform X2 gives rise to the protein MFMMDHDIPTIRPRRIQNQNVIHRLERRKISSGKPGSHWHQVRIFHQNVFPNFTVVNVEKPPCFLRKFSPDGRYFIAFSSDQTSLEIYEYQGCQAAEDLLNGYEGEILANSNDQRSVNIRGRLFERFFVLLHITNVASNGEHLNRECSLFTDDCRYVIVGSAAYLPEEPYPPFYEIYRNSESVTPNPRSPLEDYSLHIIDLHTGKLCDSRTFKCDKIILSHNQGLYLYKNILAILSVQQQTIHVFQVTPEGTFIDVRTIGRFCYEDDLLILSAVYPEVQRETQTGMANLYKEPFINSLKHRLLVYLWRRAEQDGSAIAKRRFFQYFDQLRQLRMWKMQLLDESHLFIKYTSEDVVTLRVNDPSQPSFFVVYNMVTTEVIAVFENTSNELLELFENFCDLFRNATLHSEAVQFPCSASSNNFARQIQRRFKDTIVNAKYGGHTEAVRRLLSQLPISAQSYSGSPYLDLSLFSYDDKWVSVMERPKTCGDHPIRFYARDSGLLKFKIQAGLLGRPINHTVRRLVAFTFHPFEPFAISVQRTNAEYVVNFHMRHICT